A genomic window from Lotus japonicus ecotype B-129 chromosome 1, LjGifu_v1.2 includes:
- the LOC130734457 gene encoding uncharacterized protein LOC130734457 isoform X1 has protein sequence MARLIKTLSEMSLGKNKQIMIPSTSNSGSSNQDQELSRVAQQELEIASIERALQNWSIPIVKKKEIYKQHTLFNRADDSIFTIECCQHSSDHTSTIKLLNEDVLDQHIKDGFNFIHVGLIQVAAKPNFRLGINSPIIVMLRDMRLLKPQDSLIAVLESNLHDGPVFFNCYPNYAMNLQNSWTKNAIQLDLLANNDIFEEESDPFSIIYRVYYKVSKINYNFKALRSSPKQETIMLEANLKRSSVQVPKKLTHEEVMSKVPEEWVFKNSLPQPKIHTTQVRELFQEGANLTLRMNRSNSFSIRSPQQLYRVDLPRSSVSSKLKGLDTTSSPSIATPIYQDEESSNYSPTPSQINMLSRVKPSFNIDKDFIKKDFMAEYNKDKRLWYFKNYSKQETETLRAFYYEEMEVSETNIYFFDWFENHCIKNNLNYPFWKNVNPITKINTTWKTPDNNTITSEYPPQTGVKIVIKDGHEIEASPYKAEANKVHQQLNFANTMLTVMSKQLERIEVQKPSITTKEASSSFTLGNPLQTPIFKIPQYTKEEFNSFNLSGSVEKLKEKLNKLSINHLDKDLNINKIRKFGPDNNTRAYYPRPSYSDMRFEERKEFIQNTFSGTSLDEWNIDGFSEQNILDITHQMIMAATAYKVHNNTDRNAALMITHGFTGQLRGWWDNIMTPEDKSTILEKKKENGEEDAVATLIYTIILHFIGDPSIFRERASSQLANLYCPTMSDYRWYKDTFFSKVTLREDGNSAFWKERFIAGLPRLMQSKVLDNLSLFNQGNPVNFGSLSFGQLHNTVVHTGIQVCTDFKLQNKMQKDMQISRKEVGSFCEQYGVEPLQAPSSKARRINRSKTKPSQGYKKRKPFQKKPYEQSPTTQKPINKKAVNPNKKKNVCWKCGKPGHYANKCKTQQKINELDLDQKLKDSLISVLINSEDPHYPSENEYEGDEDQDVNLVEYSSDSHSSSEEERECVKDSSGFCDCAGCLGQNVNMLTQDQTMSLISIIDKMEESPLRDEFLQQLNLLVKKEETLKKEISPPINSMNEIFNRFRPKPTITLSDLQEEVKILKEEVNQLKQNDLSLEFRLMEIAGIKIIESQETLASTSGLKKIHNEEEEEPSESYLNLLNLVITHKWHSEITLVINNDFRINIIALIDSGADINCIQEGLVPTQFYEKTKEGVNSANGSKMNIQYKLSNAKICKSQVCFRSSFVLVKNMTEKIILGTPFICLLYPIDKIDEKGIVTTVLGKTITFPFIKPPQVKELNLLKEISTSKINIISRKKNHINSLQKEIKYYKLEEQLKRSNIQKIIKDFQDRIEKDLCDLNPMAFHHRKIHTITLPYIDGFNEKDIPTKARPIQMNEQYLKYCREEIGEYLNKGLIRHSKSPWSCTGFYVMNASELERGAPRLVINYKPLNKVLKWIRYPLPNKTDLIKRLHKATIFSKFDMKSGYYQISVKEEDRYKTAFVVPFGHYEWNVMPQGLKNAPSEYQNIMNDIFYPYMDFTIVYLDDVLVFSKGIDQHVQHLEKFIEIIKKNGLVVSAKKMKIFETKTRFLGYEIHQGQITPIQRSLEFAKNFPNELKEKTQLQRFLGCVNYVADFIPNIRIICAPLFKRLRKNSPPWSEEMSHSVREVKRLVQSLPCLGIPDPDASLIIETDASELGYGGILKQVKPQSSKEQIVRYHSGIWHPAQQKYSTVKKEVLSIVLCVQKFQDDVFNKKILIKTDCKAAPSVLQKDVQNLVSKHIFARWQSLLSCFDFEITHIKGDSNSLPDFLTREFLQGKHE, from the coding sequence ATGGCTAGATTAATCAAAACCCTAAGTGAAATGAGTTTAGGAAAGAACAAACAGATCATGATTCCATCAACATCCAACTCTGGTTCTAGTAACCAAGATCAAGAACTCTCTAGGGTAGCCCAACAAGAGTTAGAAATAGCTTCAATAGAAAGAGCACTTCAAAATTGGTCAATCCCTatagttaaaaagaaagaaatatataaacaacacactttattcaatagagcagatgattctatttttacaatagaatgttgtcaacatagttctgatcacacaagtactataaaattattaaatgaagatGTTCTAGATCAACACATTAAAGATGGTTTTAACTTCATCCATGTAGGTTTAATACAAGTAGCTGCAAAACCTAACTTTCGTTTAGGAATCAATTCTCCTATAATAGTAATGTTAAGAGATATGAGGCTATTAAAGCCACAAGATTCGTTAATTGCAGTCTTAGAATCAAACCTTCATGATGGTCCTGTTTTCTTTAACTGCTATCCAAActatgctatgaatcttcagaatAGTTGGACCAAAAATGCCATACAATTAGATCTATTAGCAAACAATGAtatttttgaagaagaaagtgatcctttctcaataatatatagagtatattataaagtttcaaaaataaattataattttaaagctttaagatCTTCACCCAAACAAGAAACCATTATGCTAGAAGCAAACCTTAAAAGATCTTCAGTACAAGTTCCAAAGAAACTTACTCATGAAGAAGTTATGAGTAAAGTCCCTGAGGAATGGGTATTCAAGAATTCCCTGCCTCAACCAAAAATTCATACTACTCAAGTAAGAGAATTGTTTCAAGAAGGAGCAAATCTCactttaagaatgaatagatcaaACTCATTTAGTATTAGATCTCCTCAACAGTTATACAGAGTAGATCTCCCAAGATCTTCTGTATCATCAAAACTTAAAGGATTAGATACAACGTCTAGTCCTAGTATAGCAACACCTATAtatcaagatgaagaatctaGTAATTATTCTCCAACCCCTTCGCAAATCAACATGCTAAGTAGGGTAAAACCTAGTTTTAATATAGACaaagatttcattaaaaaagattttatggctgaatacaataaagataaaagattatGGTACTTCAAGAATTACAGTAAACAAGAAACTGAAACTCTTAGGGCCTTTTATTATGAAGAAATGGAAGTTTCTGAAACAAACATCTATTTTTTTGATTGGTTCGAAAACCATTGTATTAAAAATAATCTTAATTATCCTTTCTGGAAAAACGTCAATCCaatcacaaaaataaatacCACTTGGAAAACTCCTGATAATAACACTATTACTTCAGAATACCCTCCACAAACTGGAGTGAAAATAGTCATAAAAGATGGTCATGAAATCGAAGCATCTCCTTATAAGGCAGAAGCTAACAAAGttcatcaacaattaaattTTGCAAATACTATGCTAACAGTCATGTCAAAGCAGCTAGAAAGAATAGAGGTTCAAAAACCCTCTATTACAAccaaagaagcttcttcatcATTTACCTTAGGAAACCCTTTGCAAActcctattttcaaaattcctcaatacactaaagaagaatttaatTCCTTTAATCTCTCGGGAAgtgtagaaaaattaaaagaaaaattaaacaagctttcaataaatcatttggataaagatttaaatatcaataaaattagaaagtttGGGCCAGATAACAACACAAGAGCCTACTATCCAAGACCTTCCTATTCTGATATGaggtttgaagaaagaaaagaatttattcaaaatacctttagtggaactagccttgatgaatggaatatcgatggctttagtgaacaaaatatattagacATTACGCATCAAATGATTATGGCTGCCACAGCCTATAAAGTCCATAATAACACCGATAGAAATGCAGCATTAATGATTACTCATGGCTTCACTGGTCAGTTACGAGGCTGGTGGGACAACATCATGACCCCTGAAGATAAGTCAACTAtactagaaaagaaaaaagaaaatggagaagaagatgctgtagcaacattaatatatactattatacttcatttcatagGAGATCCTAGCATATTTAGAGAAAGAGCTTCAAGCCAGCTCGCTAATCTCTATTGTCCCACCATGTCCGAttacagatggtataaggacacCTTCTTCTCGAAGGTAACCTTAAGAGAAGATGGCAACAGCGCCTTCTGGAAAGAACGCTTTATTGCAGGATTACCTAGATTAATGCAATCAAAGGTATTAGATAatttatcactttttaatcaaggaaatcCAGTAAATTTTGGTTCACTATCATTTGGACAATTGCATAACACTGTAGTACACACAGGAATACAAGTTTGTACtgacttcaaacttcaaaacaaaatgcaaaaagATATGCAAATCTCAAGAAAAGAAGTAGGTAGCTTTTGTGAACAATATGGAGTAGAACCTTTACAAGCTCCTAGTTCAAAAGCTAGAAGGATTAATAGATCCAAAACAAAGCCTTCTCAGggatataaaaagagaaaaccatttcaaaagaaacctTATGAACAAAGTCCTACTACTCAAAAACCTATAAACAAAAAGGccgtaaatcctaataaaaagaaaaatgtctgctggaaatgtggaaagccaggacattatgcaaacaaatgcaaaactcaacaaaaaattaatgaattagatttagaccaaaaactcaaagatagTCTAATCAGTGTTCTCATTAATAGTGAAGATCCTCACTACCCTTCAGAAAATGaatatgaaggagatgaagaccaagatgtaaatctggtcgaatactcatctgattctcattcctcttcagaagaagaaagagaatgtgttAAAGATAGTTCAGGATTCTGTGATTGTGCAGGATGCTTAGGACAAAACGTCAATATGCTAACCCAAGATCAAACTATGAGTTTAATCTCTATAATAGACAAAATGGAGGAATCTCCCTTAAGGGACGAATTTCTACAACAACTAAATCTTTTGGTcaagaaggaagaaaccttgaaaaaggaaattagtcctccaataaatagcatgaatgaaatttttaataGATTTCGTCCTAAACCAACCATAACCTTatcagatcttcaagaagaagtgaaaatattAAAGGAAGAAGTTAACCAATTAAAGCAAAATGATCTTAGCTTAGAGTTCAGATTAATGGAAATAGCTGGGATAAAAATTatagaatctcaagaaaccCTAGCCAGTACCTCAGGATTAAAGAAAATacataatgaagaagaagaagaacccagtGAAAGTTATCTTAATCTCCTCAACTTGGTTATAACCCACAAATGGCACTCTGAAATAACTTTAGTCATTAATAATGATTTTCGAATCAATATAATAGCCCTCATTGATAGTGGCGCAGATATCAATTGTATTCAGGAAGGCTTAGTCCCCACTCAATTTTATGAGAAAACCAAAGAAGGAGTCAATAGTGCAAATGGATCCAAAATGAATATTCAATACAAACTATCAAATGcaaagatttgcaaaagccaaGTTTGTTTTAGATCTTCATTTGTCCTAGTCAAAAACATGacagaaaaaatcattttaggaactccattcatttgtcttctataccctattgataaaatagatgaaaaagGAATAGTCACAACAGTCTTAGGAAAGACTATTACTTTTCCATTTATAAAACCTCCTCAggtaaaagaattaaatttattaaaggaaatctccacctccaaaataaatataatctctagaaaaaagaatcatatcaattctttacaaaaagaaataaaatattataaattagaaGAACAACTCAAGAGATCCAATATTCAAAAGATTATTAAGGATTTTCAAGATCGGATAGAAAAGGATCTATGTGATCTAAATCCCATGGCCTTTCATCATAGAAAAATACATACCATAACATTACCATACATAGACGGGTTTAATGAGAAAGACATCCCTACCAAAGCCCGGcccattcaaatgaatgaacaatatttaaaatattgtagAGAAGAAATAGGAGAATATCTCAACAAGGGCCTGATTCGCCACTCCAAATCTCCTTGGAGTTGCACAGGGTTTTATGTCATGAATGCTTCTGAGTTAGAAAGAGGAGCCCCTAGATTAGTCATTAACTACAAACCCTTAAACAAAGTATTAAAATGGATAAGATATCCATTGCCTAATAAAACAGATCTCATTAAAAGATTACATAAGGCaacaatattctcaaaatttgatatgaagtcAGGATATTATCAAATTTCGGTCAAGGAGGAGGATCGATATAAAACCGCCTTCGTTGTCCCTTTTGGTCATTATGAATGGAATGTAATGCCACAAGGTTTGAAAAATGCACCTAGTGAATatcaaaacatcatgaatgataTATTCTATCCATACATGGACTTTACCATTGTATATCTAGATGATGTCTTAGTATTCTCAAAAGGCATAGATCAGCATgttcaacatttagaaaaatttatagaaatcattaagaaaaatggattagtagtttcagcaaaaaagatgaaaatctttgaaaccAAAACCAGATTTTTAGGATATGAAATTCATCAGGGACAAATTACCCCAATACAAAGATCGTTAGAATTCGCCAAAAACTTTCCAaatgaattaaaagagaaaactcAATTACAAAGATTTCTAGGTTGTGTTAATTATGTAGCAGATTTTATCCCCAACATAAGGATAATTTGTGCCCCTTTGTTCAAAAGACTTAGAAAAAACTCTCCGCCATGGTC